A region of Lacinutrix sp. Hel_I_90 DNA encodes the following proteins:
- a CDS encoding glutamine synthetase beta-grasp domain-containing protein, translated as MSKSKLEYIWLDGYKPTQNMRSKTKVEENFSGKLEDCPIWSFDGSSTRQAEGGASDCLLKPVAIYPDPAREGGYLVMTEVLNADGTPHISNGRATIEDEDNDFWFGFEQEYFIMDTATQLPLGFPIGGYPAPQGMYYCSVGGRHTHGRGLVEEHADLCIAAGLNFEGINQEVASGQWEFQLFAKGAKKAGDEIWVARYLLDRLTEQYGYYIEYHPKPLGKDMDWNGSGMHANFSNTTLRTCGSREIYEKICEAFRPVVKEHIAVYGEFNDQRLTGDHETASIDDFSYGISDRGASIRIPIITVEKGWKGWLEDRRPASNGDPYKIAGRIVKTVKSANIN; from the coding sequence ATGAGTAAATCTAAACTAGAGTATATTTGGCTGGACGGCTACAAACCGACACAAAATATGAGAAGCAAAACTAAAGTTGAAGAAAACTTTAGTGGCAAATTAGAGGATTGTCCTATTTGGTCATTCGACGGAAGTTCTACAAGGCAAGCCGAAGGAGGTGCTTCAGATTGTTTACTAAAGCCTGTTGCAATCTATCCAGACCCTGCTAGAGAAGGTGGCTACTTAGTAATGACCGAAGTTTTAAATGCAGACGGCACACCACATATCTCTAACGGTAGGGCGACTATTGAAGACGAGGATAATGATTTTTGGTTTGGTTTTGAGCAAGAATACTTTATCATGGATACCGCTACACAATTACCATTAGGCTTTCCTATTGGTGGTTATCCTGCACCGCAAGGCATGTATTACTGTTCTGTAGGTGGAAGACACACCCATGGAAGAGGTTTAGTTGAAGAACATGCTGATTTATGTATTGCTGCGGGACTTAATTTTGAAGGCATTAACCAAGAGGTGGCTTCTGGACAATGGGAATTTCAACTGTTTGCTAAAGGTGCCAAAAAAGCTGGGGATGAAATTTGGGTTGCCAGATATTTATTAGATCGTTTAACTGAACAATATGGCTATTATATTGAATACCACCCTAAACCACTTGGAAAAGACATGGATTGGAATGGTTCTGGTATGCACGCCAACTTTTCTAACACAACATTAAGAACTTGTGGCTCTAGAGAAATTTACGAAAAAATATGTGAAGCCTTCAGACCTGTTGTAAAAGAACATATCGCAGTTTATGGTGAGTTTAACGACCAACGTTTAACTGGAGATCACGAAACCGCTTCTATAGACGACTTTAGCTACGGAATATCTGATCGTGGTGCTTCTATTAGAATTCCAATTATAACGGTAGAAAAAGGCTGGAAAGGTTGGCTAGAAGACAGGAGACCTGCTTCTAACGGAGACCCATACAAAATTGCAGGCCGTATTGTAAAGACTGTAAAATCTGCTAATATTAACTAA
- a CDS encoding sodium:calcium antiporter: protein MNFLLIVAGLVVLILGGNWLLKAAVALSLKLEIPKIVIGMTVVSFATSAPELIVSVNAALSGAADLALGNVIGSNIANLGLVLAITLMLTKIDVEKSFYKTDWPVMMIASAVLYFFVARDQVISFSEGVILFSLLLFFLIYLLRFQKPAVVVDEVLEEKPLPLWKSVAFLTLGGLCLWGGSEFLITGSVAVAQDFGISERIIGVTIISVGTSIPELAASVIAVIKKEKGISLGNLIGSNIFNILAVLGITSMITPVLVTDQGLLTNDIFWMLGFSFIVLPLVFIPSKMRLDWKDGLILIVAYGVFVYFTIK, encoded by the coding sequence ATGAACTTTTTATTAATTGTTGCAGGACTCGTGGTATTAATTTTAGGGGGGAACTGGTTATTAAAAGCTGCCGTTGCCTTGTCTTTAAAATTAGAGATACCCAAAATTGTTATCGGTATGACGGTGGTGTCTTTTGCGACGTCGGCTCCAGAACTTATAGTGAGTGTTAATGCTGCTTTAAGTGGCGCTGCAGATTTAGCACTGGGGAATGTGATAGGTTCTAATATTGCTAATTTAGGATTAGTGTTAGCCATAACCTTAATGCTAACAAAAATAGATGTAGAAAAAAGTTTTTATAAAACAGACTGGCCAGTCATGATGATTGCCTCGGCGGTTCTGTATTTCTTTGTAGCAAGAGATCAAGTAATCTCTTTTTCTGAAGGGGTAATTTTATTTAGTTTACTCTTGTTTTTTCTAATTTACTTATTGCGTTTTCAAAAACCAGCAGTTGTTGTAGATGAGGTTCTTGAAGAAAAACCATTACCATTATGGAAGTCTGTCGCTTTTTTGACGCTTGGGGGATTGTGTTTATGGGGAGGGTCTGAATTTTTAATAACAGGCTCCGTTGCCGTTGCTCAAGATTTTGGTATTAGTGAGCGAATTATTGGGGTTACAATTATTTCAGTGGGCACTAGTATTCCTGAATTGGCAGCGTCTGTTATTGCAGTAATTAAAAAAGAAAAAGGGATTTCTTTAGGTAACTTAATAGGGTCGAATATTTTTAATATTCTGGCTGTTTTAGGAATTACCTCAATGATAACACCAGTATTGGTAACCGATCAAGGGTTGTTGACTAATGATATTTTTTGGATGTTAGGCTTTTCTTTTATTGTTTTACCCCTAGTCTTTATCCCTAGCAAGATGCGTTTGGATTGGAAGGATGGTCTAATATTAATAGTGGCTTATGGTGTGTTTGTATACTTCACCATTAAATAA